The Bufo gargarizans isolate SCDJY-AF-19 unplaced genomic scaffold, ASM1485885v1 original_scaffold_1806_pilon, whole genome shotgun sequence genomic sequence gtgcatgtatatacaggggagcaaatcctgcacttgtggcccattgctaatggcaatatattggttatcacatccacataattgctatcttgtgtaggatgtttattgtggtaccTATGGTCCGCTGCGTGCATCCtctactgtatgcatttttgctggggatcgccattagcaacaggcagcaagtgcaggatttgctcccctgtatattcatgcacaactgcatatgggtttgatcACTTCCTGCCTGTGTAAAACcacgccatttttttttgttgtttgtatatagagaggcttggaggtgtaaaaactcaaatttaaatgagcctgttttctatctacaggctacatttaggcgCACCAGTTGGTGCGTATAGAGGACATTAAATGCTCCATTACTAGGACGTAAAGCAGAAGAGACAATGGGCAGCCTTGTCTTGTCCCATTGTGGATGGGAAAGAAAGGGGAGAGAGTGCCATTAACCTTAACTCGTGCCGAGGGTTGTTGGTACATACTGGAGATCTTTGACAGAAATCCCGGACCTACACCCATATGAGAGAGGGCAGTACGGATAGAGTGCCAGGAGATGCGGTCAAAGGCCTTTTCAGCGTCTAAGGACAGGATCATGAGAGGGATCTTGTTTGTTTTTGCGTGGTGGATGATGTCCATTGTTTTGAGGGTGTTATCCTGAGCCTCCCGCCCCTGGACGAACCCCACCTGGTCAGGGTGGATCATTGAGGGTAAAAAGACATTTCATCGATTAGCTAATAGTTTGGCAAATATTTTAACATCAAAATTTAGGAGAGAAATGAGACGGTAGCTAGCACATAAATGTGGGTCCTTACCAGGCTTGGGGATGACCGCGATATGATCCTCAGTGGTCTGTGCCGGGAAGGGAAGCCCAGGGGACACCGTATTAAAGACCCGAAGAAAGAAAGGGGAAAGAGAAGTCGAGAAGGATTTATAAAATCTGGCCGTGAACCCATCCGGGCCTGGGCTCTTGCCCCCCGGCAGACTTGAGAACCGCTTGGAGTTTGCCTTCTGTGAATGGCGCTTCTAGGCTAGCGGACTCTAATTCAGATAGCCTAGGGGGCTGAGAGAGCGATTCAGGCATACAATCAGGTTGTGTTAGGGGGGAGCAATTTCTGTAGTGGTATGTACCATTTGGTCCACAGAGATTAGCAGGGATATGTGAAGTGGCTATTTGCCCCCTGAGAGCCCTTGCCAGCAAACGCTTACTCTTGTTTCCATATTCATAGAATTTGCTACGACATAGTTGAATCATGCATTTGTAAGACGTCTCTAGGAGGCGTTTAGCGGCTAAACGTGCATTATAAAGATCACGAAGAGTCGGTAGGGATAGTGCACGCTTGTGGGTAAGCTCCAAGGAGGCAACTTTCTGTAGCGCAAGTTTAAGGGAatgtgctttctccttctttagatGGGAGCCGTGTTTGATTAGAACTCTGCGCAGGACATATTTCAAGGCTTCCCAATGAAGTGGAAGAGGAGTAGGGTCTGCGCTGTGATCAGAAAGAAAGTTATTGACGGTAGTGGCCAGGTCCGCAGCACATACCAAATCAAATCATTCAGGTGCCAGGTCCACTCGCGTTTGGCGAGGAAGGGGAGGCTTAAGGATCAAAATACCAGAGCATGGTCTGACCACAGAATATTGCCTATTTGTGTAGACTATAGAAATGAAAAGGCTGATTGTTGAAGTAAGATGTAATCTATGCTGCTATAGGAGGAGTGAGGGGCAGAATAGAAGGTGTAGTCCTGATCTCCCGGATGTTGGAGGCACCATGAGTCATATAATTGTACCTGGAGTAGTGCTCTTTTGACCTTTTTAATGGTCGAGTAGGGAAGGGAAGCGTGTCCAGTTGAGTTATCAAGCGTGGGGTCCGGGGTTAGATTAAAATCGCTACAGAATACAACCGTTCCGCGAATGAGGGGCAACGCCGTGTAAACTAAGTCTAATATAAATTAGGCCTGGTTATGATTGAGGGCATAAGCGTTAAGAAATGTGAATTTACGACCACCAATCAAAAGTGTAAGGATCAGGTACCTGGCCCCAGGATCAGCAGTACAACTCAGCACCTGATGAGGTGAGGATTTATGGATCGCTATGGCTACTCATTTTGTTTTGTTCACCAGGTTATTTGCGAGGTGCCAAGTTGTGTAGTGCCGATAACGGATGCCAGGAACACTACCCTCCTTGAAGTGTGTTTCCTGAAAACAAACAATATGTACCTTTTGGCGATGAAAGTGATGAAGTACTTGGATTCTCTTCTCAGGGGTGTTAAGGCCCTTTGCATTAAAGGACGTTATCTTGAGTGACATCATACCTGGGGGGAAAACACCAGGAACAAGAGGGTGGGAGAGCAAATAGAGAacaagaaaaaagtaaaagaaaaaggaACAACCACAAGGAGAGAATGAAGAGAGGAGGTGGATGAAGAGAGGAGGTGGGTAATTAGTGTGACCAAAGGGTCTGGAGAGACAGTCACCAGGGTCTAAACAGCCCTGGGAGAGTGTCTCAGACTATTGGGGGGCAGTTACAGCCAGAGAAGAGCAGGCCCCCTACATTCCCTGTCAAGGTTACCTATCAGACCTTTATCACCAACTTTTAAGAGGGAGCAGAAGAAGCGAAAAGATACAAGGCAAAAAGAGGAGAAGAGCTGCAGTGGTTACAAATCAACAGTCCCAATTAGGAACAGCAGGTGGTTTTCAGGTGACGGAGTTGAATGAGGAACCTCGTTGGGGCCCAGCTGATTGTCGCCTTCGTCGTCCACGAGGGATTGGCTTGCTCAGTCCAGGAGACTCTGTGCACGTGGCTTGCAGTGGACAAGGCTGTTTCCGCGTTGTTGGAGCTGGTGATGAAATGGAAGGCCAGGAACCCAGCTTGACAGGTGGCAGGTCCAGTTGCAGACGAAAGTGTGGCAAGTCCGAGGGATGACGGAGAGTTGCAATATGACCTTTGTGACCAGCAAATAGGGCGAATGGATAACCCCAGAGATAGGGAATTTCACGGTTCCTGAGGAGGTCCAGTAGTGGAATTAGGGCAGCTCGTTGACACAGGGTATGGCGTGAAAGGTCCTGCAGTAACATAATGGGGGCCCCTTCGTGGGACATGGGAGTGTTGAGCTTTGTTTAAGATTTGCTCTTTAATGACATAGAAGTGAATTCGTCAAATAACGTCCTTGGTCTGGCACCATCAGGGTTAAGAGGCCTAAGAGCCCTATGCGCTCTGTCAATCTCTATGTGGGAGTTTGGCGGGCGCCCTAGGATTCCATTAAATTTCCTCACGATCATGGGTAGAAGATCCACCGTCGTTATTGATTCCGGAAGGCCTCTAATCCATATGTTGTTACGGCGACTGCATTTTTCTATATCGTCTAGGTGTTGTTATAGAGCAGTAAAGTTGATATTCGTAAGTTTGGGCCTTTTTTTTGTAGAACTTGGACAGTGGCGGCCAGGTTTGCATGGTCTTGTGTAGCAGAATTAATTCGAGCACAGCTAGCTCAGAGCGGACCTGGGAAAATTCCTTTTTACATTCTTGTAGGATGCTGGTAGCAAAGCTGGACAGGTCCGCTTTAAAAGGTAGAGAGCAGATAAGAGTACGCAAATCTTCCATGGTTGGCGGTCTGGAATCCTCATAAAATAGGTCTGTGGAGGGTGGAGGTCTCAAAGAGGGGTGCAAGGAGAGTCCCTGAAGAGGCTGAGCTGCAGGGTCAGTTGTGACCTTGGATCCAAGAGCGGGTGCTCTAGAGGACTGTGGATGAGAATTGTCCCAAGAATATCCTGTGGACCAATGTGGGGATGCCACCAGAGAGGTTCCGGGAGAGTGAGAAGGGGGGCGAAGAGGGTCCTGCTCAGTGGGAGGATAGGAGACATGAAGTGGGTGGGGGACCCTTGATTGCGGTCCGAGGGCCGTCCCTGGAGATGAGGGCCTGGGTGTGGCGATAGCTGGCCACAGAGGGACTGATGATGTGAGCCTAAGTTGTTTGGCACGGTGGGAGCTATGGGCGAATGCTCACTGGACCAGAAGGGGTTAACGGGGGGTCCTGGAGCAAGAGCCATTGAAGTGGCAGAGCTAGAAGTTTGTGCCGTCTACGAGGAGGGGGAGGAGTCCCCAGGAGTGACCTGGCATGCAGCCATGACCGATGGTGCTGCAGAGGAGAGCAGAGGTTCCAGCAGGTGGATGGCGGCAGGGTCGGTGTGCGCACATGAGGAGCGCAGTATAGGAGTAGCCgggagggtctggtctgggctATGGAATCGTGCCTGGGAGTCAGAAAAGGCAACGATGGAGGGCACTGACGCTGAAGCAGGGGCTCCCAGGTGTCTCTTGTAGCTCTACTGAGGGTCACATGGCATGGGCGTTGGCCCAATCTTGGGAGCGCATGGCGCAGCCGTGGAGAGCGGGGCCTGGTGAGGCGGATTGCCGCGTAAAGAAGCTGGGGATTTCGCCTTGAGAGGACGTCAGGGGAGCTGGTGATCGGGCTCTACCATTCTTTTAGGTTTTTCCCATTTGGAAGCAGCTGGTGTGGGGAAAATTCACCAGGGATGCGGCATAGCGTGTCCTCACTCACTCATGGCTGGCCACGTCCCCCGGGAAAACTTGTTTTACTTTCTCTATGACTGTTATCTCACTGTGGGTTCTCTCTCTAGAAATTTGTCTCATATGGGGCAGTGTCATAACTAGTGCTAGAATGATGCTTTGATGCCTTTTTGGTTGGTAGCGTCCTGTAAGATACTCCTGGCACTTATAACTGTATCCTCAGAATTTACTGTTGTGGAGAAGGAGTCGTCCCACTGCCTGCTATTTACTCGCATAGACCAGAGGTTACTTTGGTCTTCTGAATAGGTGCTGGGACCTCGGCACAGGTGGTGAGGAGCAGAATTTTATTATTTCTCTCTGATAAAAAaaacctagaagtgaaggagctgagTGAGAGAAGTGTCTGGtctatagacagatctacaggaggccatgtattcagtcactgtgtgcttgtgtctccacagatggatccaggaggagaaatccaccagagagatgtcctcatcctctgtattgcctggactgtccagaggagaaggtcccagagaatcctcaggtagatggagctgagccctatacacatctacagacgtggacaaaattgttggtaccctttggtcaatgaaagaaaaagtcacaatggtcacagaaataactttaatctgacaaaagtaataataaattaaaattctataaatgttaaccaatgaaagtcagacattgtttttcaaccatgcttcaacagaattatgtaaaaaaataaactcatgaaacaggcatggacaaaaatgatggtacccctaacttaatattttgttgcgcaaccttttgaggcaatcactgcaatcaaacgcttcctgtaactgtcaatgagacatctgcacctctcagcaggtattttggcccactcctcatgagcaaactgctccagttgtgtccggtttgaagggtgccttttccagactgcatgtttcagctccttccaaagatgctcaataggattgaggtcagggctcatagaaggccactttagaatagtccaattttttcctcttagccattcttgggtgtttttagcggtgtgttttgggtcattgtcctgttgcaagacccatgacctgcgactgagaccaagctttctgacactggctagtacatttctctctagaattccttgatagtcttgagatttcattgtaccctgcacagattcaagacaccctgtgccagacgcagcaaagcagccccagaacataacagagcctcctccatgtttcacagtagggacagtgttcttttcttgatatgcttcattttttcgtctgtgaacatacagctgatgtgccttggcaaaaacttcgatttttgtctcatctgtccacaggacattctcccagaagctttgtggcttgtcaacatgtagtttggcatattccagtcttgcttttttatgattcgttttcaacaatggtgtcctccttggtcgtctcccatgtagtccactttggctcaaacaacgacggatggtgcgatctgacactgatgttccttgagcatgaagttcaccttgaatctctttagaagtctttctaggctcttttgttaccattcggattatccgtctcttagatttgtcatcaattttcctcctgcggccacgtccagggaggttggctacagtcccatggatcttaaacttatgaataatatgtgcaactgtactcacaggaacatctagttgcttggagatggtcttatagcctttacctttaacatgcttgtctataattttctttctgatctcttgagacagctctttcctttgcttcctctggtccatgtcgagtgtggtacacaccatatcaccaaacaacacagtgattacctggagccatatatataggcccaatggctgattacaaggttgtagacacctgtgatgctaattagtggacacaccttgaattaacatgtccctttggtcacattatgttctgtgttttctaggggtaccatcatttttgtccatgcctgtttcatgagtttatttttttacataattctgttgaagcatggttgaaaaacaatgtctgactttcattggttaacatttatagaattttaatttattattacttttgtcagattaaagttatttctgtgaccattgtgactttttctttcattgaccaaagggtaccaacaattttgtccacgtctgtatataggggGGTTCTGcggtcatagaggggtcatagattgtgggggtctcttttgtggatctgttagatttcccacctatctgctgtattgtactgaattgttacagatgacaaatcagggggaaaatctgactgatattaaagtggaggatgaagaagagaggatgatgggcgatcccccgtgtaagagtgaggtggaggaggacattccaggagatgtcaccacaggtatggaatcatgaatggagaaagtgacttcagattctgTCCTTGGTGCCTTCAGGGCAGGAGGAGAATCTGATAAAAGTGTGCAACAGACGCAGTTTACTAATAGGAATGTTATAAGTTTGTCTATTTTACggcttggaaaaaaaattacatattttattttgtattttcacAGAAAGTCCCAATATAAATTATAAAGTAGAAGATGAAGCTATCATGCAATGTTCTTCAGGAGAAAACCCCATTACCTTTCATGTATatccaggacttcacagtacagatctatCCTATAATCTCCCTAATCAtgaggaaccttctcctgaccaatcacaCATTTTTACCACAAGAACAGGTCAAGTGGTTTCTATACCCAAAGGAATTCACACAGTAGAGATTTCATACtcctgctcagaatgtgggaaatgttttacaaataaatcaaATCTCGCTACACATGAAAGGATTCACAGAGGAGAGAAgccttattcatgttcagaatgtgggaaatgttttacacagaaatcacatcttgttaaacataaaaaatttcacacaGAAAATAAttcgttttcatgttcagaatgtgggaaatgttttacacagaaatcacatcttgttaaacataaaaaatttcacacaGAAAATAAttcgttttcatgttcagaatgtgggaaatgttttgcaagACAAGTAGATTTTATTAGACAtcaaagaagtcacacaggagagaagccatattcatgttcagaatgtggtaaatgttttataCAGAAGTCAcgtcttgttacacatgagagaattcacatagGAGAGGAagtgtattcatgttcagaatgtggaaaaggttttacaaaaaaatctaatctttttagacatgagagaagtcacacaggagagaagccagattcatgtttagaatgtgggaaatgttttacagataaatcacttcttgttagacatcagagaagtcacacaggagagaagccatatttctGCGCAGAGTGTGGAAAGTGCTTTACATTTAAATCAAATTTTGTTAAACACGAAAGATATCACAcaagagagaaaccatattcatgttcagaatgtgggaaatgttttgcacataaatcaaatcttattagacatgagagaaatcacacaggagagaagccgtattcatgttcagaatgtgggaaatgttttgcagagaaaTCGCATCTAGTcacacatgagagaagtcacacaggagagaggccgTATTCGTGCTCAGAATGTGGAAAtagttttacacagaaatcaagtcttgttactcatgagagaattcacacaggagagaaaccatattcatgttcacattgtggaaaatgttttacagataaagtCCGTCTTCTTAGACATAAGAAAAGTCATACAGAAGAGAAGTCATTTTGATATTTTATATGTGGACATTTTTTTGTAAGGAAACCAAATTCTAAAACTCATCAGATCAGAAGAAACACATTTTTTGGAATATGGGAAATGCTATAAgagcaaaaaataattttaaatccaGTTATTCACAAACATTAAGGTTGGGGCTAGATGGTAACTTGTTGCGTAGCAACAGGTCTCAGAATTAGCATGCATCTTCTCTACCACTCCCTGTTGTGAGGCTATTTTATAGATGAACCATGGCTGCAGAAAAGTTACAGTCAAGTTGTGatcatgtaaaaaaaagtattgtggATATATTATGGACAGTGCCACCATTGTCACTGAGCAGACATTGTCTTTTTGGCTCATATTATATTTTCTACTAGCGCTGTGACAGTCATTGCTCCTATGGCAATCATCTACTCGCTAGCAGAGgacaccactgctattacatgcagtgatttcctctgcagcatggggagcAGCTTGCGCTAGGCTATTGCTCGTCCCCTTGTTGTATAGTGGTTTGCCGACGGCAGATCATGGTGTCTGCCGCCTGCAAACGATAATTTTTTAACGTGTTCaagtcaaaagatttggattgcccaatAAACAAGCATGTGCTCGTTCAACAGGCAATCGGCAGtattattacactgcaagatgattgtTAATGAGAGTTTATAcaaacactcgttagcgatcatctgccgaAAAATCGTCCAGTGTAATACAGACTTTAGGGCAAACTGCCATAAAATGCTAAATAACTGTTTGCCTAAAAATCTGTTTTTACTTACTGTAAGAAAGGGGGTGTGCTTGCATAACAGAGGTGGGGCGTCTCCATGCAAAGAGGGGTGTAGATAGTTCCAGGGGATAAATGGCTCAAGGATTGGACAAGAGGGTTGGAACCTGGAGAGACTGAGGAGGATACTGGGATCTATCATAAGGGACCAGAGGAAAGGATTGATAAATAGACGTAAGTGTGTACAGTGTCCATGTTAGGTAACTATGTATCATTCTTACTGTAATGTTTAATGAATTGTGTGAGTtatgtaaatgtatttatttctgGTTccacattttatatttatatattaaatataatttttttttgcccaacctTCGAATCAGACCCAATAAAagagtgaaatatatatatatatatatatatatatatatattatatttagatAAAATAATTACTTAAAGTATAGGTAGTATGATGACTGTATTACAAGCTTATATGACCGTTTGATCTATATTTGTTGGATGAACTATGATATTTTACCGCATACCTACAGGGGAGTTTGGGTTTTGCAGTTTTCAGCAACAATTGACCGGAAACAAAACACAATAGTGATTGTTTATCTGTAATGCCCCGTTTTCCTGCACTCCATCACAGTCACATTTCTGCTGTGTTGGTTTCCTTTCCAAACGACCACATGTCTATATCTGAGACGTGGCAAGGCTTGTAAGGCTCTGCCCTGTAAATGCAACATCAATGACCTTGCCTCTGAGGGTGGTGTTCTGCTCATTCTCGTGGACACTGCCCTTCAGAAATGATGTCAGCAATTATGTTGTATCTTAGGGTGGACTTTTTGCAGCAGGGCTTCAAGCAGTCTTGTATCTGTGATGTTGGAGCTGGGGGAGGAACGAGAGGCAGTAACCTTATGTTACACCAACACTCCCTGTAAGTCTTGCCCTGGGCTTTAAACACAGGGTGTGGGGCAGAGATCACAGTTACGCTGGAGGAGTCAAGATGCACTGAGATTTTAATCATCTGACATACATAATGCAGTAAGGTTAGATgctggtgtttttttaatttattttttgtgaaaccggaaaacctctttaatagtaAACATATCTACTGTAGATACTGGAGCTGAGTGATAGCGGTGGTGGGAATCGCTTGTGATGTCACATCTGTTCATTAACATTTGAATAATGCCAACATGAGCGCAGTGACCAAGTGATGCAGATACAGAACTTCCCTCTCCTCTGTAGAGTGTACAGTTTAAATTGGGCTTGTGGACACATCCTTTCATCTCCTCTGTGGACTGTACTAGAGTAAGATAACCTGTCAAGATTAGGTGTAGTTCCGGGGGCGGAGCCAACGGAGCATGGTGGAGGACGCTTGAACCTTGAGCTCCTCACCACACCACCCGGCTTCTTAGCTATAACAGCGTTTCTTACTGCCAAACCATGGGCAAACCCAGCAAGGAGAGAGGGAAAGAAGCGGAGGCTACCCCGAGGGTCAAGAAGTCGCATAGCGACATGAATAAATTCTTCCAAAAGAAGTTATCCCTCACGGCCGAGCGCAGCAAAATGGCGCCGGCTGACTACAGCGAcgcggcgcatgaggaggaagATTCTGATGGCGCGAGTTCCTGCGCTCACTCCGAAGCTCAGGATCGGGAGAACCCGATGCCTATCACCAGATCCTTTCTGAAACATACTCTGGCGCAAGCACTCTCTCCAGTTATGAAGGAACTGGCCGATATTAAGGCTGAAGTGACTCACGTGGGGCACAGAGTTGAGGCCTTAGAGGAATCACAAGCAGCGGTCATCCAACACAGCAAAGGCATGCAATCTCAAATGCAAGTGCTCCGCATGCAGGTAAATAATGCGTACCTGTACCTTGAAGACCAAGAAAATCGGGGTCGTCGCAAGAATGTGCGACGGAGAGGAATCTCGGAGACGGTCTCTTCTGAAGATCTGATGGAAGCGGTCCGTAGTGTATTTGCCACGCTGCTGGGACCGGACCGCGCGGCAGCCATTACAATAGAAAGGGCTCACAGAGCTCTGCGCCCAAAACCCCCAGCAGGCGACCCTCCTCGGGACACCATCTGTGCTCTGCTTAATTATTTGGACACTGCAGACGTCCTAAGAGCGGCGAGGGAAAAGGAAGAAGTTCTTCTTGAGAACAATAAGATCCTGCTATTTCAGGACTTAGCCGCAAGTAC encodes the following:
- the LOC122923692 gene encoding zinc finger protein OZF-like, which encodes MQCSSGENPITFHVYPGLHSTDLSYNLPNHEEPSPDQSHIFTTRTGQVVSIPKGIHTVEISYSCSECGKCFTNKSNLATHERIHRGEKPYSCSECGKCFTQKSHLVKHKKFHTENNSFSCSECGKCFTQKSHLVKHKKFHTENNSFSCSECGKCFARQVDFIRHQRSHTGEKPYSCSECGKCFIQKSRLVTHERIHIGEEVYSCSECGKGFTKKSNLFRHERSHTGEKPDSCLECGKCFTDKSLLVRHQRSHTGEKPYFCAECGKCFTFKSNFVKHERYHTREKPYSCSECGKCFAHKSNLIRHERNHTGEKPYSCSECGKCFAEKSHLVTHERSHTGERPYSCSECGNSFTQKSSLVTHERIHTGEKPYSCSHCGKCFTDKVRLLRHKKSHTEEKSF